A window from Actinomycetota bacterium encodes these proteins:
- a CDS encoding DUF4439 domain-containing protein, whose protein sequence is MPVPQIPFPHGGISLLCALSVIAVTAVGCASPAADNPASSSPPDSASTSALGAQASTALRQTIAGIDAAVYAYGVVGAHLTGAAQRQALRAITTLDKQRAGFELALGTPVDEAAVAYALPEPITDATDARALAELLEMKLIPLFDQVATTTTGATRALAVNASRKAGQRAQNWQLTPAQ, encoded by the coding sequence GTGCCCGTTCCACAAATCCCATTCCCTCATGGCGGCATCTCACTGTTGTGCGCGCTGAGCGTCATCGCTGTAACTGCAGTGGGCTGCGCATCGCCGGCGGCGGACAATCCAGCGAGCAGTTCACCACCTGACTCGGCCTCCACCTCGGCACTGGGGGCTCAGGCATCGACTGCCCTTCGCCAGACCATCGCCGGAATCGATGCCGCTGTGTACGCATATGGCGTGGTGGGAGCCCATTTGACTGGTGCGGCTCAACGTCAAGCACTGCGAGCCATCACCACCTTGGACAAGCAGCGAGCGGGGTTCGAATTGGCATTGGGCACCCCTGTCGATGAGGCCGCAGTTGCCTACGCTTTGCCTGAGCCCATCACAGATGCCACAGATGCTCGAGCGCTGGCCGAACTACTCGAAATGAAGTTGATTCCGCTGTTTGATCAAGTCGCTACAACCACCACCGGCGCGACCCGCGCTCTCGCAGTCAACGCCTCACGCAAGGCTGGGCAACGTGCACAGAACTGGCAGCTCACACCTGCGCAATAG
- the rimP gene encoding ribosome maturation factor RimP — MAASVKSVREGIAPLLMAAGVDLEDLQVQQAGRREIVRLVVDRDGGVDLDLVSEISRQVSAVLDAEPLSSHFDGTYVLEVTSPGVDRPLTELKHWRRAVERLVEVQLLDGTVVLGRITAVDGDVVTLDVAEGKTTVSTPIPLSLVELGRVQIEFNRMTTEGAKDGH; from the coding sequence ATGGCTGCTTCGGTGAAATCCGTCCGTGAAGGCATTGCGCCACTACTGATGGCAGCTGGCGTGGATCTTGAGGATCTGCAAGTTCAGCAGGCCGGGCGCCGCGAAATCGTTCGACTGGTCGTTGACCGCGATGGCGGCGTCGATCTTGACTTGGTCTCCGAAATCAGCCGGCAGGTGTCGGCAGTGCTGGATGCCGAACCGCTCAGCAGTCATTTCGACGGCACCTATGTGCTTGAAGTGACCTCACCAGGTGTCGACAGGCCATTGACCGAACTCAAGCACTGGCGTCGCGCCGTTGAGCGTTTGGTTGAAGTGCAATTGCTCGATGGAACCGTCGTCCTTGGTCGCATTACCGCGGTCGACGGTGATGTCGTCACTCTTGATGTTGCTGAGGGCAAGACGACTGTCAGCACCCCTATTCCGCTGTCCTTGGTTGAACTTGGCCGAGTGCAAATTGAGTTCAATCGCATGACGACTGAAGGAGCCAAAGATGGACATTGA
- a CDS encoding proline--tRNA ligase, whose product MLRMSTLFLRTLREDPADAELPSHRLLVRAGYVRRVAPGIFSWLPLGYLVYRNVEHIVRAEMDAAGFQEVHFPALLPREPYELTHRWTEYGDGLFRLKDRKGADYLLGPTHEEMFTLMVKGEYSSYKDLPVSLYQIQAKYRDEARPRAGILRGREFVMKDSYSFDVDEAGLQRSYDRHRDAYVSTFTRLGLEFVIVSAMSGAMGGSASEEFLAPTPVGEDSFVRCPSCDYAANVEAVTTVVPASPDASQIAAAHIEQTPSSGTIEALVSFSNRDFARQDRPWSGADTLKNVLFLVTDPSGQTSALAIGVPGDREIDVKRLEAVLQPSEAKPFEEADFERYTSLVKGYIGPSVLGKDKDSGIRYLVDPRVVEGSRWITGANQAARHFYDYVVGRDFTPDGVIDVAEVRAGDTCPSCGSALEMERGIEIGHIFQLGRKYADAMGLKVLDENGELITVTMGSYGIGVSRAVGAIAEQSHDDKGLIWPREVAPADVHLIAAGKEETIYAEAERIAAELEARGIRVLYDDRIGVSPGVKFNDSELIGIPTIVIVGKKLAEGFVEVKDRRSGDRQDHAVGNLVSDLVEVCAR is encoded by the coding sequence ATGCTGCGAATGTCGACCTTGTTTCTACGCACCCTCCGCGAGGATCCCGCTGATGCGGAGCTCCCGAGCCATCGGCTTCTGGTCCGAGCGGGATATGTCCGACGCGTTGCCCCAGGCATCTTCAGTTGGCTCCCGCTGGGCTATCTGGTCTATCGCAATGTGGAGCACATCGTGCGCGCAGAGATGGATGCAGCTGGATTTCAAGAAGTGCATTTTCCTGCGCTGCTTCCGCGCGAGCCATATGAGTTGACCCACCGATGGACCGAGTATGGCGACGGACTATTTCGACTGAAGGATCGCAAGGGCGCTGACTATCTCCTTGGCCCGACCCATGAAGAGATGTTCACGCTGATGGTGAAGGGCGAGTACTCCTCGTACAAGGACCTGCCGGTCAGCCTCTACCAGATTCAGGCGAAGTATCGCGATGAAGCACGGCCACGCGCAGGCATCCTTCGCGGCCGCGAATTTGTGATGAAGGATTCCTACTCCTTCGATGTTGACGAGGCCGGACTCCAACGTTCCTATGACCGTCACCGTGACGCGTATGTTTCCACCTTCACTCGACTTGGCCTTGAGTTCGTCATTGTCTCGGCTATGTCGGGAGCCATGGGCGGCTCGGCCAGCGAGGAGTTTCTCGCCCCTACGCCTGTGGGCGAGGACAGTTTTGTGCGCTGTCCCTCCTGTGACTATGCGGCAAATGTCGAGGCCGTGACCACGGTTGTGCCCGCGAGTCCCGATGCAAGTCAGATTGCTGCTGCGCACATCGAGCAGACGCCAAGTTCGGGCACCATCGAAGCCTTGGTGAGTTTCTCGAATCGAGATTTCGCTCGTCAGGATCGCCCGTGGAGCGGAGCGGACACACTGAAGAATGTGCTGTTCCTGGTCACTGATCCTTCGGGCCAGACCTCCGCCTTGGCCATCGGAGTCCCTGGTGATCGCGAGATCGATGTGAAGCGTCTTGAAGCCGTATTGCAGCCAAGTGAGGCAAAGCCATTTGAAGAGGCGGACTTCGAGCGCTACACGAGTCTGGTCAAGGGTTACATCGGTCCCAGCGTCCTGGGCAAGGACAAGGACTCGGGTATTCGGTATCTCGTTGACCCGCGGGTAGTCGAGGGCTCGCGGTGGATCACAGGAGCAAATCAGGCAGCGCGGCATTTCTATGACTACGTGGTCGGCCGCGACTTCACGCCGGACGGGGTGATTGACGTCGCTGAAGTGCGCGCGGGTGATACCTGTCCGAGCTGTGGCAGTGCACTTGAGATGGAACGTGGCATCGAGATCGGTCACATCTTCCAACTTGGTCGCAAATACGCCGATGCCATGGGTCTGAAAGTCCTCGATGAGAACGGTGAGCTCATCACTGTGACGATGGGTTCCTATGGCATTGGCGTCTCGCGGGCAGTCGGCGCTATTGCCGAGCAGTCACACGATGACAAGGGACTTATCTGGCCACGTGAAGTTGCTCCGGCCGATGTCCATCTGATTGCTGCGGGCAAAGAGGAGACGATCTACGCCGAAGCCGAGCGAATTGCAGCCGAGTTGGAAGCCAGGGGAATTCGCGTGCTCTATGACGACAGAATTGGCGTATCCCCGGGTGTGAAATTCAATGACTCCGAACTCATCGGCATTCCCACGATCGTCATCGTGGGAAAGAAATTGGCAGAGGGATTCGTTGAAGTGAAGGACCGTCGCAGCGGCGATCGCCAGGACCACGCTGTTGGCAATCTCGTGTCTGACTTGGTTGAGGTGTGCGCGAGATAG